In one Microbacterium invictum genomic region, the following are encoded:
- a CDS encoding IclR family transcriptional regulator → MARGSAGESVLHKHLRILETFDAWHPFLTLSEIADASGLPRSSAHRLVSELEREGLLERLPDRTYRLGVRLWEFASRTPGALGLREIARPWLAAVHERVRQHTQLGVLSGTDVLFIERLSTRDAVLNATLIGGRMPLHASSSGLVLLAFADPALVAEVVRQGLRVYTDHTIRTEKDLRARLRQVRADGFAVNDGHIHAESRGIAVPVSGPDGSVYAAVGFVVPNDGASPHPYIGLLRRAAAGIAKDLAEAYRADAEEHPLGIRSLVRGSERSLEYFEQLTSDPHDAGIVVRGE, encoded by the coding sequence ATGGCACGCGGATCCGCGGGGGAGTCGGTGCTCCACAAACACCTCCGCATCCTCGAGACCTTCGACGCGTGGCATCCGTTCCTGACCCTCAGTGAGATCGCGGATGCCTCGGGGCTGCCTCGATCCAGCGCGCACCGCCTGGTCTCCGAGCTCGAACGCGAGGGGCTGCTCGAGCGCCTGCCGGACCGGACGTATCGTCTGGGCGTGCGCCTCTGGGAATTCGCCAGCCGCACACCGGGCGCCCTCGGGCTTCGCGAGATCGCGCGCCCGTGGCTCGCCGCCGTGCACGAAAGGGTGCGACAGCACACGCAGCTGGGGGTGCTGAGCGGCACCGACGTACTCTTCATCGAGCGCCTCTCGACCCGCGATGCGGTGCTGAACGCCACCCTCATCGGCGGACGGATGCCGCTGCACGCGTCCTCGAGCGGGCTCGTGCTCCTCGCCTTCGCCGACCCGGCTCTCGTCGCCGAGGTGGTCCGTCAGGGCCTGCGGGTCTACACCGACCACACCATCCGCACCGAGAAGGATCTGCGGGCACGCCTCCGGCAGGTGCGCGCCGACGGCTTCGCGGTCAACGACGGGCACATCCATGCCGAGTCGCGGGGAATCGCCGTGCCGGTCTCGGGGCCCGACGGTTCGGTCTACGCCGCCGTCGGGTTCGTCGTTCCCAACGACGGCGCGTCGCCGCATCCGTACATCGGACTGCTCCGCCGCGCGGCGGCGGGCATCGCGAAAGACCTCGCCGAGGCGTATCGGGCCGACGCGGAGGAGCACCCCCTGGGGATCCGCTCGCTCGTCCGCGGGTCGGAGCGATCGCTGGAGTATTTCGAGCAGCTCACCAGCGACCCGCACGACGCCGGGATCGTGGTGCGCGGTGAGTGA
- a CDS encoding ABC transporter ATP-binding protein: protein MTLLELKDVTAFYGPVQVLEGVSLTVPDGGAVGILGANGAGKTTTLRAISGTVRAGGSILFEGKDIRGSKPEKVAAMGIAHVPEGRGTLGGLTVRENLRVGAYLRRDRKGIESDIEYCLDLFPQLRDRIRSNGSALSGGEQQMLAVARAIMAKPRLLLLDEASLGLAPSTAKSVYEAIGRLRRESGIAMLVVEQNANLAFTLVDSATVLETGHNAITGSTAELRGMDEIRRAYLGG, encoded by the coding sequence ATGACGCTGCTTGAGCTGAAGGACGTCACCGCCTTCTACGGACCCGTCCAGGTGCTGGAGGGCGTCTCGCTGACCGTGCCCGACGGCGGGGCGGTCGGCATCCTCGGTGCGAACGGCGCCGGCAAGACGACCACCCTTCGCGCGATCAGCGGAACCGTCCGCGCCGGGGGCAGCATCCTCTTCGAGGGCAAGGACATCCGCGGCTCGAAGCCCGAGAAGGTCGCGGCCATGGGTATCGCGCACGTCCCCGAGGGTCGTGGCACCCTGGGCGGGCTCACGGTCCGGGAGAACCTCCGCGTCGGTGCATATCTGCGGCGCGACCGCAAGGGCATCGAGAGCGACATCGAGTACTGCCTCGACCTCTTCCCGCAGCTGCGCGACCGCATCCGTTCGAACGGGTCAGCCCTCTCGGGCGGCGAGCAGCAGATGCTCGCGGTCGCCCGGGCGATCATGGCCAAGCCCCGCCTCCTGCTCCTCGACGAGGCCTCGCTGGGTCTCGCGCCCTCCACCGCCAAGTCCGTCTACGAGGCGATCGGCCGCCTCCGCCGCGAGTCGGGCATCGCAATGCTCGTCGTGGAGCAGAACGCCAACCTCGCCTTCACCCTCGTCGACAGCGCCACGGTGCTTGAGACGGGGCACAACGCCATCACCGGCTCGACCGCGGAGCTGCGGGGCATGGACGAGATCCGCCGCGCATACCTGGGAGGCTGA
- a CDS encoding DUF6069 family protein, which translates to MRGVMTRYAGLRSVWIILIAVLGAVLANLAIYGIARLAGVEFWFTAAGGPLQVLPPVLIQFTAVPLLVGLTVAAIVGNWWRWVFLVALVVAVLLEVGTIFALTIPADFDTGSTVALALCHVAMVPFTVAALLALRARRDARRSAVTPM; encoded by the coding sequence ATGCGCGGCGTGATGACCCGGTATGCGGGGCTGAGATCGGTCTGGATCATCCTCATCGCGGTGCTGGGCGCCGTGCTGGCGAACCTGGCCATCTACGGCATCGCCCGCCTCGCAGGCGTGGAGTTCTGGTTCACCGCCGCAGGTGGCCCGCTCCAGGTGCTGCCCCCGGTGCTGATCCAGTTCACCGCTGTCCCTCTGCTCGTCGGGCTGACCGTGGCGGCGATCGTCGGGAACTGGTGGCGCTGGGTGTTCCTCGTCGCTCTGGTCGTGGCGGTACTGCTCGAGGTGGGAACCATCTTCGCGCTCACGATCCCCGCCGATTTCGACACCGGCAGCACCGTCGCCCTCGCGCTCTGCCACGTGGCCATGGTGCCGTTCACCGTCGCAGCACTCCTCGCCCTGCGCGCCCGCCGCGATGCGCGGCGAAGCGCCGTCACCCCCATGTGA
- a CDS encoding NAD(P)-dependent oxidoreductase, with protein sequence MSEPTIAVIGLGEAGSRYAVGLAAAGARVRGFDPHHALDLAGVVHADDAAAAVAGADLVLSLVHGRLAVEVASSLLPHIVAPTIYADLNAASPDAMRTVAQMAADRGVSMADVAVLAPVPRAGHGTPLLASGDGAAAFAALVGPLGVPVEVIDAPAGAAAERKLLRSVFMKGLAAVVLESLDAARAADAEAWMRDHIAAELDVHGEGHERVARLLDGTRAHAVRREQEMRDALAELEALGTPTDMTRATLAWLTRLRAAGAPD encoded by the coding sequence GTGAGTGAGCCGACGATCGCCGTGATCGGACTCGGTGAGGCGGGCAGCCGCTATGCCGTGGGGCTCGCCGCCGCCGGCGCGCGGGTGCGGGGATTCGATCCGCACCACGCCCTCGACCTGGCGGGCGTCGTCCACGCCGATGATGCGGCGGCAGCGGTGGCCGGAGCCGACCTGGTGCTGAGCCTCGTCCACGGCAGGCTCGCGGTCGAGGTCGCCTCGAGCCTCCTCCCCCACATCGTCGCGCCCACGATCTACGCCGACCTCAACGCCGCCTCACCCGACGCGATGCGGACAGTCGCGCAGATGGCGGCCGACCGCGGGGTGTCGATGGCGGATGTCGCGGTGCTCGCCCCCGTGCCGAGGGCCGGCCACGGGACGCCCCTCCTCGCCTCCGGCGACGGGGCCGCGGCGTTCGCCGCCCTGGTCGGCCCCCTGGGGGTGCCTGTCGAGGTGATCGACGCGCCCGCGGGCGCGGCCGCCGAGCGCAAGCTCCTGCGGAGCGTGTTCATGAAGGGGCTCGCCGCCGTGGTGCTCGAGAGCCTCGACGCCGCGCGCGCCGCGGATGCGGAGGCGTGGATGCGCGACCACATCGCCGCTGAGCTCGACGTCCACGGCGAGGGTCACGAACGCGTCGCGCGTCTGCTCGACGGCACCCGTGCCCACGCCGTACGGCGCGAGCAGGAGATGCGCGACGCCCTCGCCGAGCTCGAGGCGCTGGGCACCCCCACCGACATGACGCGCGCGACACTCGCCTGGCTCACGCGGCTCCGCGCCGCAGGCGCGCCGGACTGA
- a CDS encoding ABC transporter ATP-binding protein yields the protein MGARLTVSDVNLHFGGVRVLEDVSFAVEPGSIAGLVGPNGAGKTSLFNCISGHYKPSSGSITIDGSEVLGSSPASLAKHGLARTFQHPALQLRETVLENVLLGAHGRLPGGALEWSMRMPRTRRTEKELRAEALALLERNGLGWTAYVRADELSHGLHKGIELCRALMSRPALLLLDEPAAGLPHNEVEQLIETVRRVRDDGITVVVVEHNMGLIAALTDHVVVLDHGRKLMEGTAAEAQSDPRVIEAYIGKDAADDAA from the coding sequence ATGGGTGCTCGATTGACGGTGTCGGACGTCAACCTCCACTTCGGCGGTGTCCGGGTGCTCGAGGATGTCTCCTTCGCCGTGGAACCCGGAAGCATCGCGGGGCTCGTGGGGCCCAACGGAGCCGGCAAGACGTCGCTGTTCAACTGCATCAGCGGCCACTACAAGCCCTCGAGTGGATCGATCACGATCGACGGGTCCGAAGTGCTGGGCTCCTCGCCCGCGAGCCTGGCCAAGCACGGCCTCGCCCGCACCTTCCAGCATCCCGCCCTCCAGCTGCGTGAGACGGTGCTCGAGAACGTGCTCCTGGGTGCCCACGGGCGCCTCCCCGGCGGGGCCCTGGAATGGTCGATGCGGATGCCGCGGACCCGCCGCACCGAGAAGGAGCTGCGTGCCGAGGCGCTCGCTCTGCTCGAGCGCAACGGCCTCGGCTGGACCGCCTACGTCCGGGCCGACGAGCTGTCGCACGGCCTCCACAAGGGCATCGAGCTGTGCCGGGCGCTGATGAGCCGGCCCGCGCTCCTGCTCCTGGATGAGCCGGCCGCGGGGCTGCCGCACAACGAGGTGGAGCAGCTGATCGAGACCGTCCGGCGCGTCCGCGACGACGGCATCACCGTCGTTGTCGTCGAACACAACATGGGCCTCATCGCCGCCCTCACCGACCACGTCGTCGTCCTCGACCACGGCCGGAAGCTCATGGAGGGCACCGCCGCCGAAGCGCAGTCCGATCCTCGGGTGATCGAGGCGTACATCGGAAAGGATGCCGCCGATGACGCTGCTTGA
- a CDS encoding aminomethyl transferase family protein produces the protein MTETLAQAIAREGSPVELLRNQNWPAFTFPVAPEFTNWRDEQRAWNTSVALMDQSHHMTQLFMDGADLIPLLQSISPNTFATFRPGVAKQLISVNKDGYLIGDGILFYNDEGPDGIVLVGHHILIDWVRFNIEKAQRAGKDVRYRLDPNSHMRQGPPTFYRYELQGPHADRVMEKIFGGPPPAIKFFHIGDVEIAGRPVKALRHGMAGQPGFEFYGPWEDNEIVLNAIMEAGEEFDIRRVGAKAYSSSPLESGWVPTPFPAIFDEDFAEYREWLPAARIGSIGGSLYSSDIHDFYMTPFDLGLGRSVRFDHDFHGREALEKIAEAPTRRKVTLIWNSEDVADVVRSQIEPGVPAKYLDFPKARYGFYQMDEVQQGGRRVGISSDAGYVAFDQLYMSLATLDNDVPEGAEVEVLWGEDPISRKHSVEQHRQVRIRATVAPAPYHEYARTVYRANS, from the coding sequence ATGACCGAAACACTGGCCCAGGCGATCGCCCGCGAGGGAAGCCCGGTGGAACTGCTGCGGAACCAGAACTGGCCCGCGTTCACTTTCCCGGTGGCGCCGGAGTTCACGAACTGGCGCGACGAGCAGCGCGCCTGGAACACCTCGGTGGCGCTGATGGACCAGTCGCACCACATGACCCAGCTGTTCATGGACGGTGCCGACCTGATCCCGCTGCTGCAGAGCATCTCGCCGAACACCTTCGCAACGTTCCGGCCGGGCGTCGCCAAGCAGCTCATCTCGGTGAATAAGGACGGTTACCTCATCGGCGACGGCATCCTGTTCTACAACGACGAGGGGCCTGACGGCATCGTGCTGGTGGGGCACCACATCCTCATCGACTGGGTGCGGTTCAACATCGAGAAGGCCCAGCGCGCCGGCAAGGACGTGCGGTATCGCCTCGACCCGAACTCGCACATGCGCCAGGGCCCGCCGACGTTCTACCGCTACGAGCTGCAGGGGCCGCACGCCGACCGCGTGATGGAGAAGATCTTCGGCGGCCCTCCGCCGGCGATCAAGTTCTTCCACATCGGCGACGTCGAGATCGCCGGCAGGCCCGTCAAGGCGCTCCGCCACGGCATGGCCGGGCAGCCCGGCTTCGAGTTCTACGGGCCCTGGGAGGACAACGAGATCGTGCTGAACGCGATCATGGAGGCCGGGGAGGAGTTCGACATCCGCCGCGTGGGCGCGAAGGCGTACTCGTCCTCGCCGCTGGAATCGGGGTGGGTCCCCACGCCGTTCCCGGCCATCTTCGACGAGGACTTCGCCGAGTACCGCGAATGGCTCCCCGCCGCACGCATCGGGTCGATCGGAGGATCGCTCTACTCGTCCGACATCCACGACTTCTACATGACGCCGTTCGATCTGGGCCTCGGCCGCTCGGTGCGCTTCGATCACGACTTCCACGGCCGGGAGGCGCTGGAGAAGATCGCCGAGGCGCCGACGCGTCGCAAGGTCACGCTGATCTGGAATTCGGAGGATGTCGCCGACGTCGTCCGCTCTCAGATCGAGCCCGGGGTGCCGGCGAAATACCTCGACTTCCCGAAGGCCCGCTACGGCTTCTACCAGATGGATGAGGTCCAGCAGGGCGGGAGGCGCGTGGGCATCTCGAGCGATGCGGGCTACGTCGCGTTCGACCAGCTGTACATGTCGCTCGCGACGCTCGACAACGACGTGCCCGAGGGCGCCGAGGTCGAGGTGCTCTGGGGCGAGGATCCGATCTCGCGAAAGCACTCGGTCGAGCAGCACCGCCAGGTGCGCATCCGCGCGACCGTCGCACCGGCGCCGTACCACGAGTACGCCCGCACGGTGTATCGCGCGAACAGCTGA